The nucleotide sequence GAGGCGTTCTTGATGGTGAAAATAAATTAACTACCAGTCAGGGAATTGTTACATACAAGGAAAGCAATGATCCTTTAGCAACTAGAAAACTAACCTTGAAAACTTATGTGTTGAGTAATAATGCTTTTGTAATGGTAAAGCAAAAAGAAATTCCTACTCTCAGCTACGATAGTTCTTACAAGATTCCGGAGAATCCCAAACCTTTTGAGCCAAATTCTACTTCTTCTACCTCACTAGGCAGTTTTAAAACGCTTGATTTAAATGGGGACGGATTATCAGAACTTATATTCACAGCCATTGATTATATATGTAATTCCGACGTCTTTGATCCCAATTGTGATCAACCGCAAAATAAATCTGCGCCAAGTTGCTGGGAAACCAGATGTCATACAAATTATAGAAGTTTTGTTATTGATCTTAATATAGATAATTCACAGAATGCAGTCTCACGTATCAATCTTGGTGAAGATATTAAAGATTTAGATTTTATTGATTTTGATGGTGATGGAAAGACTGATATTGTACGTAAGTACGAAACAGGATTGAATTGGTATAGCGATTTTAAAAAAAATTATTATGGTTATTATACTGCTGAGAGGTCCACTTATGCTTCTTTTAATGGCGAATTGGCTGGATTGCAATATGGCGATTTTAATGGGGATGGTAAATTAGATTTTGCGGTTCCGGAAAAAGGTGTGGACGAGACTTCTAACTGGAGGATCTATACGAATACAGGAACAAACATTTTTAAAGAACAGTATTTAAGTAATTTTTTAATTTATAGAAAATACCCTTATCAATCTACAAACAATACCAAACGACAGGTCATCTATTATACCTTCACTAAAGATCTGAATAACGATGGCAAGGACGATTTTATAAATGTACAGTCAGAAACTTTTCGTAAACACCAACTTGGTGCTAACCGAGATTCAGATTACGATCTTAAAATAAAAATTAACGAAGGTGCTGACGCAACTGGAAATATAGTTTTTAGGGAGACTTATACAGACCATATTGACTCCACGGAAGAGGATCACTTTGTACCAATCAACATCTCTGCAAGAATCTATGGTATCGATAGATTTATAATGATTAAACATGGTAATAATAGATTGTTTACCTATGATTATTTTAATCTACCGATTAGTTATACCGTGAACAGAATTGATCAGTCTGGTACTTCAACTAGTATAAAATATAATGAACTGGATGCAGGAAATACCAATACAGTCAACTTTTATCAATCAAAAAATGATTATACATATCCATATGGTACTTTAAAAAATATTATCTCAAAATCTGTTGTTACCCAATTGCAACAAGCTGGCAGACTGCAGGATTTCCGTTATCGAAGTCTTATTTCACATTTCCAGGGTCGTGGGATAATGGGCTTCAATCAGGTAGCTCGCTCTACTTGGTATGCTATAGGTTTTGAAAATACTAAAGTTTGGAATGGAGCTGAAATGGATCCTCTAAAATCCGGTGCGCCATACAGAGAATGGACGATACATACCAATAATGAGAGTCAGATATTCCCAGCAGATTTATCTGTGAACAATAGTAGTTTAAGTTCATTTAAACAAACAGAATACACTATTGACTATCTTCTGAATAATTCTGTGGTTAATTATCCTTCTACGCCAACGCCAAATTTGGTGACTGCAATGACTCCTATTAAGATAACGGAAAAGGATTTTTTAAAAAACACAACCTCAATAAAAACAATTGAATATGGAGATTATTATCTACCTAAAAAGACGATTACAAATATTGATAGCGGTTTTGCAACCTCAATAAACACACTGGAATATTCTCACAATCTCTCTGCTTCTGGAAAAGACTATCACGTTGGCCGTCCCAAATCTAAAACAGAAAGTATGTCCGTGTACGGAGATCACAAAAGTTCAAAGCAAGAATATACATATAACTCCAACAATCTCTTAGAAACACAAAAAACATATAACAGAGATAATACCGGTTGGTTGAAGGAAGATTTTATGTATGATGATTTTGGAAATGTTACGAAAAAAGAAATCACCAATAGTATCGATACTTACAAGAAATCTGATGAAACTACTTTTGATGATAAGGGTAGATTTGTTATTAGCAAAATAGATAATCTTGGACTTACTACAACAATCGAATACAACGATTGGGGGCAAATAAAAACCCAAACTGATCCTTTGGGCAATAAGCTGAACAATACTTATGATGGATGGGGGAAACTATTGACAGCCAAAACAAATCTAGGTGGCACTAGCACACATTCTTACGAAAAACTCAGCAATGGCGATACTAAGGTTGTAGCATATGAACCGGATGGCGGAATCAAAATTACCTACACCAATACGCTTGGTCAGAACTATAAATCATCCGTAAAAGGTTTTGCAACTAACACATACATTTCTGTAAGCACAAATTACGATGTCTTAGGAAGAAAAATAGCAGAGAGCGAACCTTATTTTGGTGATACACCTCCTCCGTTTCCAACTAACATCACATATGATGTAGATGTAAAAGTTCCTGGATGGAATATTATTAAATTTAATGATAACGTATTCCCAGCTAAAATAAAAACTATATCTTTTAATAATAAACAAGCAGAAAGTTCAGCTGATGGGCTTGTAGCGACTGTAAAAGAACTTAACGGATACGGCAGAACCACCTCCAAAAAGAGCGATGCTTTAGGAAATATAGTGTCATCCACAGACAAAGGAGGTACCATAACGTTTAAATATAATGCAGCGGGAGAAAACACCGAAGCAAACTATGGAGGAAACATCGTAAAAACTTCTTACGATGCCTGGGGTAACAAAACACGTTTTGAAGATCCTGCCAACGGCGTTTACACTTACGAATATAACGGATACTTTGGAATGCTATCAAAATCCATCAGTCCTAAAGGAACGAAAAGTTATACTTATAATGGCAAAGGACAATTGGTTTCTCAAAGGAAAATTTCTACAGACGGATCTGCGGCAACAGATAAAACAATCACCTTCGCATATAATGACAAGGGGATGCTTATCAACAAATCAGGGACCTCTAAAGGGAAAGCATTTTCCTCTTATATTAATTACGATGCGCTAGGCAGAGTTATCTCCTCGGGAGAAAATAGCAATGACAGATATTATCTTCAGAAAGGACTTACTTACGACGATAAGGGCAGGGTTACGTCCTACGAAAAAAGCCTCTATTCTGCTGGTGTTCTGACCAAAGTTACCATAGAAAATCTCTACAGCAGCTGGAGCGGCGCGCTCTACCAGGTAAAAGACAAGTCCTCAAACAAAGTATTATGGGAACTACAAGATACCAATGCCAAAGGACAGGTCAAAAAAGTCCAACTGGGTGGCACTACAATAGATAACTCATACGATGCCAATGGTTTTCTCAGCAGTGTCCTGCATACCGGGAATGCTGCCCATAATAGCATTCTGTCTGTTATCTATAATTTTGATGCTGTAAAAAATGAGCTGAAAAGCAGAAACACAGGAGGCGATTTTAATATACAGGAGCAATTTGATTATGATGACAACAACCGCCTTGTCAACTGGACGGATCCGGTAACTAATATAAAACCGTCAGCAGAAAGAAACGTCTACGATATCAAAGGAAGGATCACAACCAATGATCAGGTAGGAACCTTCAAATTTGGTAATTCTCAAAAAATCTATCAGCCAACAAGTATGGTGCTGAATGATGCCGGAACACAGAATTACAATAATGACCTGCTCCAAAAGATTACTTACAATGAAAACAACGACCCCGTTTTTATAGACGGCGTCAAAGGCGATGTGCGTTTTGAGTATGGACTAACCTCTATGCGACAAAGAGTGACCTACGGTGGTAACTTTGATAAAAATGGCGACGGAAAATTCACCAAATACTATAGCGAAGATGGTAGTTATGAGATCATAAGAAACAATCAGACCGGTCAGGAGAAACATATGCTCTACATTGGCGGCACGCCATATGACAGCAATATTGTATATTTAAAAAACTATGCGGAAAGCACCGGGTCTTACAAATTTTTGCATAAGGATTATCTGGGAAGCATTCTTGCTATCACAGATGAAGCAGGCAACAAACTGGAGCAAAGACACTTTGACGCTTGGGGAAATCTTACCCATCTGAAGATTGGAATGCAGGCGACTATAACCGATAAAAACCAGATAAGAGATTATTTATCTGGCGGAAATCTAATATTGGACCGGGGCTACACCAGCCACGAGCACTTTGCAGAAGTAGGACTCATCCATATGAACGGGAGATTGTATGACCCGCTCCTGAGAAGATTCCTGAATGCAGATGAGAACATCCAGGAGCCATACAACACACAGAATTATAATAAGTATGGCTATGTACTTAATAATCCGCTGATGTTTAATGATCCTACTGGAGAACTTTTTGGATTAGACGATTTTCTAGCAGCTGTTATTATCGGCGCTGTTGTCGGTGCCCTAACTTATTCTGCAGGCGTATTAATATCCGGAACTTATTGGAATATTGGCAGTTTCTTAAAATCTACTATCTTTGGAGCCATATCCGGTGCGGTCACCTTTGGGATAGGTAGTGCCTTTACTCCCGCCGCTGGAACGGTCCTTACACTAGGACAGGAAATAGTAAGCGGCGTAGCGCAGGGTGTTGTTCATGGCTTTGCTCAGGGGATTTTATCTTTAGTGCAAGGCGGTAGTTTTGAGCAGGCATTTGTGTCAGGAGCATTGGGTAGTTTAGGCGCATCAGCTTGGGGAATGGGGATGAATGCGATGGGTTTTGGAGAAGCTGCAAAAAGTGCTGTTGGTGTGATCGGTTTTGGCGCATTAAGTGGTGGTGTAGGTTCTGCTCTTTCCGGCGGAAACTTTTGGCAAGGTGCTGTGATTGGGGGAATTGTTGCTGGATTAAATCATGCGATGCACCAAATGACCGGACCGGGAGATGGAGACGACCCAAGAAACCCAAATAATAAAAAGAGAATTACCTTAAAAGAAGCAAGAGAAAATTATTTAAGAGCAAGAGAAGAACGATTGTATCAAGATATACAATCTATGGGAGTTGAGTTGCACGAAAGTGATTTTGGAGCAAATGGTAGAGCAACAATCAATTATGACCAAAAAGGATTTAATGGTGTAGATAATGCATTAGTTCACGGAAATGTAACATTTGAACGAGTTCCAGGAAATCCAGGATATGCACAAGTAGCTTATGTCGATAGTTACGGTTGTAGATGTGGAGCTTATGATTTTGAAATGCACGGAAATCCAATTTCAACAAGAGGCAGTTGGAGTACAATGTTTAGAAATGCTGCCACTGCAATCGGAGGAATAGTTAATAGTTCATATCAAAACGGGTTGATAATATCCGGCAAACCTTTTCTAATTCAATATACTAACACTGTTAAAATTTTGAAATAATGAAAAAGTTATTGATAAGTTTTGTAACAGTTTTTGTTCTAACTTCTTGTTCTCAAAATGAGGAGGATATTAAGAAACAGTCATTTGATGATGTGTATTTTTATTTATCAAACTATTATATAGTAAAGGATACTAACCAAATAATACTGACTTCATTTAAATATAAGGATAAAGGAGATTATGAACTGCATTACAAAATAAAAAATAATGATAGCCTTTGGATAAACCATTACTATAATGAAAATGATTTGTTTGTAAACTTTTTCTATAGAGAAAGTGATAAAATAAAAAAAATTACTGATAGTATTAATACAGAAAGAAGAAAAACAGGTTATTATCCTTTTAGAAAGCGATGGGATTGGGTAAATGAAATCTCAGATTAAAAAATAAACTCCTCGCAAAAGCGAGGAGTTGTTTTTATAACGCTGCAATATTTTTCTGCAGATAATCTTTAAACCGTTTTTTAGAAACGAAAGTTTCAATCAGTTTTAATAAAATATTTTTTTCTTCTTTGTCGAGTTCGTTGATAAGTTTTAGTTGTTCCAGAACTGCGGAATCTTCTACGGAAACTTCGTTGGGAACACCGCTTTTTTCATTAAAGAAAATAATATCGTCCACAGCAATCCCGAAATGTTTGGCTACAAAAATCAGTTTATCAACAGGAATATCCTGTTGATTGTTTTCCATTTTAGAATATCCGGTTCTATGCGTGTGCATTAAATCCGCCATATCCTGTTGAGTTAAACCCTTATTTTCACGGAGTTTTTTTAAGTTGTCACCTATCTTCATAATGAAAATTTTGTAAAGCAAATTTACTAAATTAGAACATATAAGCAAAATTTGTTTTATATTAGAAAATATATTTGTTCTATTTGAGAACTTTATTTATCTTTGTTGTGTTCTAAATATTCACAGATAAAAAATTTCCTATGGAAATCTTCGAAATCAAATCCCGCTTAACACTTTTAGAAGTCCTGCAACATTACAATTTACAGCCAAAAAACTCAATGCTGAAATGCTTCTACCACGAAGATAAGAAACCAAGTCTGCAAGTGAATTTGGAGAAGAATTTTTATAAATGCCACAGTTGCGGGAAAACCGGAGACGTGATACAGTTTATAGAAGATTTTGAGAAACTCACGAAACACGAAGCCATAAAGAAAGCGGAATCTTTGGTTGATGGTTCACAGAAATCGGATTTAATTCTGGTCAGTTCCATCACGGAGAGAGGAAAGACGAGGAATTGATTAAAAAATCTTTAGAAGCAGGATTATTGATAGATAAAGGAATTTTGGGAAGAACAGGCGAAAAGGCGTTTGGAATTTTTGCGAATAAATGTTTGATTTTTCCTTTAAGAAATCAGCAGAATGAAATCGTAAGTTTTTACGGAAGAAGCATTTTAGAAAGCAAGGAAGCAAAGGATTTTTACTTAAAAAACCGCAGAGGAATTTATCCCGGTTATCCAAATCCTAAAACCAGAAAACTAATCCTTACAGAAGCGATAATCGACTGTGCAAGTCTTTTACAAATCCTGCAGATAAAGGAAAACTACAGCCCGATAAGTTGCTTTGGAACCAACGGACTGAACGAAGAAATATTAAACTCAAGCAAAAGTTTAGAGGATTTGGAGGAGATTATTTTCTGTTTTGATAATGACGATGCGGGAAAAAGTGCAGTAAAAAAATACGCTGAACTGTTGAAAATTGAAAATGGAAAGTTGAAAATTACAAGCGTGGAACTGCCTAATAACGACATAAACGAAACTTTGCAACTACATACTGAAGAAATATTTGCAGAACTACTACAGAACCGAAGAGATATTTTTCTTTCAGTTGAAAAAAATAAATCGGACGAAGTGGAGAATCTCTCCAACTCCACAAATAAATCTGTGTCATCTGTGCAATCTGTGGGAAATACCATTGATTTTTTAAGCCAAAAAGACTTATTGAAATCCCTAAACCAACTCATAGAAAAGGCGGGAATCATCGGCGAAGAAAACAGCAGGCTGTTACTCTTTTTAATCACGATAAGTTACCTGAATAGAAGTCCAATGCACGGAATTGTTCAAGGATCAAGCGGAAGCGGAAAAACGCATATCATCAGCAGGATTGCGGACTTGATGCCACAGGAAGATGTTTTAAGGTTTACAAGAATTACCGAATCAAGTTTATACAATTGGGGCGAGTTCGACCTGTTCCAAAAGATTATCATCATCGAGGATCTGGACGGCTTAAAGGAAGATGCTTTGTATGCGTTACGGGAATTTATCAGCAACCAAGTTTTGAGGAGTTCCGTAACGATAAAGGACAAAAAAGGAAATAATAAATCTTCCCATAAGATTGTAAAAGGTCAGTTTAGTTCTTTGTCTGCTACCACGAAAGGCGAAACCTACGAGGACAATATGAACCGCAGTTTTATCATTGCCATTAACGAAAGCGAGGAACAGACCGAGAAAATTATAGCATACCAAAACCGCAGAAATGCAGGAATCATCAACCGAGACGAAGAACAAAAGGCAATCAACTTTATTCAAAAATTAGTCAGAAACCTAAAGCATTACGAAGTGGTAAATCCTTATGCAACCCAAATCCAACTTCCAAATAATGTAAAAAACAAAAGGCGACTCAATGAAATGTTCCAGTCCATCATCAAGCAAATCACCATTTTGCACCAATACCAAAGAGAAATAAAAAACGGTTTTTTGGTAACAGAAATCGAAGACATTGAGAACGCTGTAGAAATCCTGTTTGAAAGTATCCTTTTAAAGATAGACGAATTGGACGGAAGTTTACGGCAGTTCTTTGAGAAGTTGAAGAAAGCATTTAAGGACGAACATTTTAACCGCTTTGAAGCAATGGAAGTTACGGGATTTAAGAAAACGCAACTACAGTTTTATTTAAACGATTTGGTAAGGTTGGAATATCTAAAACAGATAGGTTTTGCTAACAAGGGATTTAAGTATAAGATCAGTTACAGCGACAATATTTTAAGAGTTAGAAAAGACCTGAAAGAAGCCTTTGAAAAGCAGTTACAGGAACTCAAGAAACAAAATCTAAAAACTTCCTATGACCAAAACATCGAACACCAGCGAACGCTACCGAGCACCAGACGGAAGCCAAACGAACGCCAGATTTTAGCAAAAACCGATGAATAAAAGAAAGTTTTTAGCGTTCGGTAAAAATCAGAAAAAACACAAAAGCAAATCGGTCATAGATGAACGAACTCTATACGGAAATCTATCAGCAGGAACTCAAAACCTACAAGGAGCATCTAGAAATTTTAGGCTACCATAAAGCAACCATCACAGCAAAAAGGCTTTATCTGAAAGCATTCTTCAAATACCTGGAAGAAAACAAAATCTTTGCTTTAGAAGAAATCCAAGCCAAAAATATTGCAGAATATTACAAAATTTTACAGCAGAAGAAGAACTTCAAAAACGGCGAACCATTAAGCAGGGAAAGCGTAAACGGAAGGATGCGCAACATCCAAAAATATTTTGGCTACCTGTTGGAACTCGGAACGCTCAAGAAAAATCCCGCATCGGCACTTATTTTTTCATCTGAAAAAGAAAGGAAGGAACGGATAATATTTACCCAGGAACAAATCCAAGAACTTTACGAAGTAACAGAAAATTTACAGGAAAGAAATATCCTGAACATTGCGTATGGATGCGGACTCAGGGCGGGAGAATTGGTCAGGATCAACAAAGAGGATATTAATCTGCAGGAAAATTTGGTGGTCGTGGAAAAGGGCAAAAACAACAAAAGAAGAATCATCCCGATCAGCGAGAAGATAAAAGAGGAAATCCAAGAATTTTTGAAGAGCCAAGAACAGAGAACCAAGAACCAAGAAGGAAACGCATTATTTTTAAACATAGAAAACCGAAGAATGCAGGCGAAAAGTTTTGTCGCCATCCTAAAAAGGTTGCTTCAAAAGACAGAATTTGGACAGAAATTTACAAAATCAGAACTGCAGAAAATCGGCATCCACACATTGAGACACTCCATTGCGACACACCTTTTAGAAAACGGGATGAAGTTAGAACAAGTCCAATACTTTCTCGGGCACAACCAAATCGAAACCACGGAAATCTATACGCACATCAACCAGGAACAATTAGATAATTTGAAAATGTGATAACGAGATAATTTGAAAATTAGAGCGGTTGAAAATCTTTTAATCATTCAATCCTTTAATTTTTAAATCTATGGAACTCGAAGAATATTTACAGGAAAACTACAGCGAAACCTCCTACAAGACGCATAAATGCACGATAAACAAATATCTGAACTATGCGCAACAAAAAGCCAAAACAGCGGAATACAGAGACATTCTAAACTATATCGCCCATTTAAGAAAAAACGAAGACCTTACACCAAAAACGATAAAACATTATCTGTCCGCCGTAAAAATTTACTATCAATATTTATTAGAAACAGGGCAGAGAAATGACCATCCTTGCAGGGAATTATACCTAAAAGACAAAATTAATAAACAAGTAAAAGTAGACTATCTCTACAGCGAGGAAACCTTGGAAAACTATTTGGAAAAAACCAAAGAAGATCCAGACGAAAATTTAAGGAGGAGAAACGAAGTGATTGTAAGTTTATTGGTATACCAAGCCTTGACGGTCGCAGAAATCTGTAACTTAAATATCGAAGATATTAATTTAGAAAAGGCAGAAATCTCCATCAAATCCGAAGACAAAAAGAAATCGAGAACTCTGCAACTCAAAGCAAAACAAATCCTTTTATTCTACAATTATTTAGAACAGGATAGAGAAAAATTAATAAAAAATATTAAATCTGAAAAACCGACAAAAGCCTTGATTACAGGGAAATTGCAAGAAAGAGTAAGACCCAATGTTTTAAACCGAATGATTAACGAAAGAAGGAATCCCGAAGAAAGACTACAGCCGATAAAAATCCGACAAAGTGTAATCGCAAATCTTTTAAGAAAAGAAAATGACACGAGGATCGTCAAGGTTTTTGCGGGACACAGAAGGGCGTCAACGACGGTAAAATATCGACAGACGGAACTCGAAATTTTAAAGAACGCAGTCAATAATTTTCATCCGATAAAATAAGAACCGAGATAAAAGAACCAAGAAAATCCAACGCCTGCATTTTGGTTAAATATCCCGCCCTCCGAATAAAAAAGCCATTTTCGCCAACGCTCTCCCGAACTTTGCCGACGCTTTAAATGCCGCAGCAAGTAACATAATCAAAATTATAGTCATACCCAACGCTTTCGGGGAGTTCGTCCACTGCGCTCCCTCACAATGCCGACGATGCCTATAATTTGGGATTATGCAAAATGCCTTCCCTTGTTCCGTTTTTGAGAAAAACTCCACAGCCACCGCTTTAGCCGACGACTTCCCCGAAACCTTTCCAGCCCGAAGAAAAAGACTTTTTCGCCAACGCTTCCCGCCCGTTCAAAGGAAAAATGCGCCAACGCTCCGAACCGCTCCGAAAGAAAATTTGTAGAAAGTAGAACCAAAATGTGGATTTGTGGAAAAAGCCAACGCCAAAACCCGACACCGATTTTTTCCACAACCCCACATTTTGCGACAACAACAGCGACAGTGTTTTTTTTTAACGATTGAAATTTTTTGAAACGGAAGATTATTTTTTTTTCAATTGAAAAAGAAAATTTATCTTTGAAAAGCGAGCAGGAGCAGAAGTTCACAGTGTAAAGCCTCGCGCGAGAAAAACTGGAGTAGGCAAATCCCGAAAAATGGAGCGGGAATTATAGTTGCCGGATTGAACCACGCGATGCACTCCGGTGATATGGAACCGGATAATGGTTATGATGAAAATGGTAGGAAAATCAATGATTTAGGTGGCGATAAAACGGATTATATTCTAAGAAAAAATCCTTTTGGCGGTGATGGTTATCAGATATTAGATCAAATAGATGTAAAGCACACTTATGGTCCTTTTGGAGATAGTGAAGGATATGGATATAGAAATCACTATGTAAAACAAAACTTACCAAGCCCAGCATTATACGATCCAAGTTTTGACATTATGTCAAATTATGTTGGAGGAGCTGTAGCAGGAAAAGCTTTAGGAGTTGGTTTAGGATATCTTTCGACAAGTAATAAGATTGGACAATTGGCTTTCAATAGTAAATATATTGGAGGATCTAGTAAGTTATTTGGTAGAGGTTATTTAGGTTCTTTTAATGGAGCAAAAAATGGAGTTTTCAATAGAGGTACTTATAGGATAGGTTGGTCATATTACAAAGGAACTCATTATTTTCAGCCACGTATTGGACCAATGTTTGGGGCAAAACATTTAACACCTTGGTTTCAATATAGACCTTAGAATATGGAAATTAACCAAGAAACAATTAAGTTTTTTAAAAACAATAAAGACAAGCTGTGTAATGATTTCATTTTTAATGGGATGGTTGCTAAGTTAGAGTTAATTGACTTTTCTATATTGGATAATTCAAAATCTCATTGGAATGAAGTTAATGAACAATCTCAAATTCATAAAGAATATAAAATAGTCATTGAATCAAAAAATGGTAATCAACTCCCTATTACATTTTTATTATGGAATTCTTTTGATAATACATATATTGGAAAAGAAAGTTATCATATAGCAGATGATGCAACAGTAAGAAATGAAAAAGAATATCAGGAATATTCTAAATTTCTATATTATTTATTTGACTGTAACATTAAAGAGACCATTTTCTATAAAAATAATAAAGTTGTAGGATATAATTATGAGTTTGTAAATAATGGAAATACTGTTCATAGAATCTCACATAATAAATTATTCAAAATATTCTATGATAATAAGATTGTTAATCTATATGATTCCTGGATAAAATAGCTTTATAAAAAACCCCGCTGCGCAAAGTCTCCCGACTTTGAGCAATCACAAATAAACCCAATAGCGCGGAATCGCCATCCGCGCTATTATTCTACATATCTGCTGAAACTGCTTAAAAGCCGATAAGCTAAATTTTTTGTATTTTTGAAAACATTCAAAAGATAAAAATGAAATTCAAATCCATTATTGCAACAGCAGCCGTCGTTTTCTACACGGGTCTGCAAGCTCAATCTATGACCAGCTCTAACTATCCCAAGGCCGTAAAAGGAACTCAAGTTGATAACTATTTCGGAACTCAGGTGGCAGACCCTTACCGCGACCTGGAAAATGATTCCGAAGCCACCAAAAAATGGGTGGATGAAGAAGTGGCTTACAGCCAGAACTACCTTTCCAAAATCCCCTTCAGAGAGACAATTATAACTCATTTTAGTGAGGAGAAAAGGTACCTACGTGTTTTATCATAATATTTTCCAATATTTGTCTACTTATATCTTTCCAAGTCATAATTTACCTCTTAACTAGT is from Epilithonimonas vandammei and encodes:
- a CDS encoding toprim domain-containing protein; translated protein: MIKKSLEAGLLIDKGILGRTGEKAFGIFANKCLIFPLRNQQNEIVSFYGRSILESKEAKDFYLKNRRGIYPGYPNPKTRKLILTEAIIDCASLLQILQIKENYSPISCFGTNGLNEEILNSSKSLEDLEEIIFCFDNDDAGKSAVKKYAELLKIENGKLKITSVELPNNDINETLQLHTEEIFAELLQNRRDIFLSVEKNKSDEVENLSNSTNKSVSSVQSVGNTIDFLSQKDLLKSLNQLIEKAGIIGEENSRLLLFLITISYLNRSPMHGIVQGSSGSGKTHIISRIADLMPQEDVLRFTRITESSLYNWGEFDLFQKIIIIEDLDGLKEDALYALREFISNQVLRSSVTIKDKKGNNKSSHKIVKGQFSSLSATTKGETYEDNMNRSFIIAINESEEQTEKIIAYQNRRNAGIINRDEEQKAINFIQKLVRNLKHYEVVNPYATQIQLPNNVKNKRRLNEMFQSIIKQITILHQYQREIKNGFLVTEIEDIENAVEILFESILLKIDELDGSLRQFFEKLKKAFKDEHFNRFEAMEVTGFKKTQLQFYLNDLVRLEYLKQIGFANKGFKYKISYSDNILRVRKDLKEAFEKQLQELKKQNLKTSYDQNIEHQRTLPSTRRKPNERQILAKTDE
- a CDS encoding tyrosine-type recombinase/integrase, with amino-acid sequence MNELYTEIYQQELKTYKEHLEILGYHKATITAKRLYLKAFFKYLEENKIFALEEIQAKNIAEYYKILQQKKNFKNGEPLSRESVNGRMRNIQKYFGYLLELGTLKKNPASALIFSSEKERKERIIFTQEQIQELYEVTENLQERNILNIAYGCGLRAGELVRINKEDINLQENLVVVEKGKNNKRRIIPISEKIKEEIQEFLKSQEQRTKNQEGNALFLNIENRRMQAKSFVAILKRLLQKTEFGQKFTKSELQKIGIHTLRHSIATHLLENGMKLEQVQYFLGHNQIETTEIYTHINQEQLDNLKM
- a CDS encoding tyrosine-type recombinase/integrase, which codes for MELEEYLQENYSETSYKTHKCTINKYLNYAQQKAKTAEYRDILNYIAHLRKNEDLTPKTIKHYLSAVKIYYQYLLETGQRNDHPCRELYLKDKINKQVKVDYLYSEETLENYLEKTKEDPDENLRRRNEVIVSLLVYQALTVAEICNLNIEDINLEKAEISIKSEDKKKSRTLQLKAKQILLFYNYLEQDREKLIKNIKSEKPTKALITGKLQERVRPNVLNRMINERRNPEERLQPIKIRQSVIANLLRKENDTRIVKVFAGHRRASTTVKYRQTELEILKNAVNNFHPIK